In Candidatus Woesearchaeota archaeon, the sequence CTGTAATAATGAATGGATACATTCACGGAATATACTGGCATGAAGTAATAGGTCATGCTCTTGAAGGAGATAATGTCCTTGAAGATGGCTTTGGAGCATCACAATCACAACATATTCACAGCGTTAACAAACTAATGTTTCCCGAATTCATAACTCTTATAGATGATCCCACAAAAAAAAATTATCGAGGTTCTTATGAATACGACGATGAATTAGTAAAATCAAAAAAAGTCTTACTCATAGAAAATGGAATTGTAAAAGATTTTCTACACAGCAGAAAATCAGCAGGATATTTTAATAAAACATCAAACGGTCATGGAAGAGCTGAAGGAACCAATATCCCAGAAGCAAGAATGAGCAATTTAGAACTCATTTCCAGGAAAACTGTTAATTATGAAGATATGGAAAAACAACTTGTTGAAACACTTAAGAAAGAAAAGAAAAACTATGGAATCATATTCGAAGGAGAAGAAGGTTCGGGATGGACTATGCCAGACATGGCACTTCACAACATAGTTCCTGAAACTGCTATACTCATAAATAAAGAAGGAAAAAAATCGTATGTAAAAGGGGCATATATTGCAGGAACCGAGCTTGTAAGTGCTTCAAACCTTTTGCTTACTGCAGATGATAAAAAAGTGTTCTCAGGAACATGTGGATCTGCATCTGGATGGATTCCCGTTACAAGCACATCCCCTTCAGGACTTTACAGTAAAATGGAGATAAATTGCTTCGACAAATCAGAACTTCAAAAGATAAGAAAAAGCATCATTAAGCACACTTAATTTCAAAAAAAGCCATTTCATACCATAAAATTTATAAAAACAGCTCAATTTGAGCTCTTTGGGTGGTAATAATGCCAAATAAGAAAGGAATTCCTTTAGCAGCTATGGAACGTCTTTTAAAACACGCAGGCGCACATAGAGTTTCTGAAGAAGCAAAATCAGCTTTAAAACAAGCACTAGAAGAATATGCACAAAAAATAGGCGAAGGCGCAACGAAATATTCTGCACATGCAGGAAGAAAAACCGTAAAAGCCGAAGATATAATATTAGCAACAAAAATATAATGGGGTGTAATAAAAATGTGGCAATGGATAATATTAGCAATAGTGGCAATAGTTGTTATTTTAATAATAGCAATATACAACGCACTGGTAAGACTTAAGAACCAAGTAAAAAACAGTTGGAGTCAAATAGATGTACAATTAAAAAGAAGAAACGATTTGATACCTAACTTAATAGAAACAGTTAAAGGTTATGCAAAACATGAAAAAGGAACTTTTGAGAAAGTAACCCAAGCAAGATCAGCAGTTATGACTGCAGGAACCATAGAGAAAAAAGCAGAAGCATCAAACATGCTATCTGATACATTAAAAAGCTTGTTTGCAGTAGCAGAAAATTACCCTGATCTAAAAGCAAATCAAAATTTTCTACAATTGCAAGAAGAATTATCAGGAACAGAAAATAAAATAGCTTACTCAAGACAACACTACAACGACATGGTGATGAGATTTAACACAAAAATAGAATTGTTTCCAAACAACGTATTTGCAGGAATGTTGAATTTCAAAGAGGAACAATTCTTCAAAACACCAGAAGAAGAAAAGAAAGTACCCAAGGTATCTTTCTAAAGTTTTGCGAAGTAAAACCCAGAGCAACATTTTTTGCTCACATTTTTTTGGGTTTTTCTTGAGGTGTCCTGATGTCAGAAAAGCTCGTTAACTTTGATGAAATAAGAAACAATAATTTGAAATCCTTGTTCCTATTTTTGATGTTTGTAATACTAATAGGAATATTAGGAGCAGTTCTGGGATTAGCTCTGATAGGAAACATTTATTTTGGACTAATACTAGCAGGAATATTTCTTATAATATATTCTTTGATTTCGTGGTTTTCAGGAGCAAACATGATAATGGGTTTGACAGGGGCAAAACCTGTAACTAAAAAAGAATACCCGTATCTTTTCCACACAATAGAAGGTTTATCATTAGCAGCAGGAATACCAACTCCGAAAGCATATGTAATTAAAGACTCTGCGTTGAATGCATTTGCCACTGGAAGAGATCCAAATAATGCCGCAATAGCTGTAACAACAGGACTTCTTGAAAAAATGAATAGAGAAGAACTAGAAGGCGTATTAGCACATGAAATGAGCCATATAAAAAATTATGATATAAGAGCAATGATGATAGCAGCAGTGATGACGGGAGTAATAATATTGTTAGGAGATGTGATGATAAGATCTTTCATATTTGGAGGCGGAAAAAGAGATTCAGGTGGCGGTCAGGGTCAAATAATTATGATAGTTGTGGCAATAGCTCTTGCAATACTTGCACCGATAATAGCGCAGATGATAAAACTTGCAATATCAAGAAAAAGAGAATATGCTGCGGATGCGGGAGGTGCTGTGCTCACAAGGTATCCGCCAGGACTTGCAAGCGCATTAAAAAAAATAGCAAAAGATCCGGATCCGTTAGTTGATAAAGCAAACAGAGCAACTGCTCATTTGTTTATAAGTTCGCCTTTCAAGAAAAAGAAAGGATTCATGACAGGACTCTTTGCTACCCACCCACCTATAGAAGATAGAATAAAAAGATTAGAAGCAATGTAAAAAAAATTGCTGAAACAACCCAATCACCACCTTAAAAGATGAATCTTTCTGACTTTCACATGTAGTTAATCAAAACATTCTTTTAAAGTTGTCATTCCAATGTGTTTTTTAAGATTATGCGTATATAATTCGTGTAATTTTAAGTATACGTGTTGAGGCATGAGCTCTTTTGAAAATTTAAAATTCATACTTCCTTTAATTAGTTCTACATCATAAATATTGGTTTGAAAATCTTTTACAAAATGAAGCATGAACGGTGACTCTTTTTCTTTATTATCATAAACTACGAAATCTAATGTTCTTATTTCATTATCCATAGTAAAATAAACGCCGTTAAGTTCATATTTAGCAGCCAAACTTTCCAAAACGCCTGTAACAAAATTGTGATTTTTTTCTTTTTTATTAAATTCTAAAACTCCTGAGTAATTTTGTTTGTCCCCGTTTATTTTTGCACTAAGAGTAAAATACCTAATAAATCCTTTTGTCATCCTATAGTAAATACCTTTTGATATATAAAGTTTTTTAAACTTTAAAACTATTATGTATGAAATGGTTGAAAAAAAAGAAGTTCACAAGAAAAAAAAGAGTCGTGTAGAAAAAGATGTAAGCATAATGGGCATTATTCTTATACTTATAGGTGCTGCTTATCTTCTCAGAGATTTTATTCCATGGTTTAGCTTGTGGATGATTGTTCCAGTAATACTTCTGGTTTACGGAATATATTTACTTGCTAAAAGAAAAATACTTACAGGAATAATTCTGATCATAATAGGATTGGCTTTGATTGGAAAGGATATATTTTATTGGTTCAACTTAAACTATGTTTGGCCTGTTATTCTGATCTTATTCGGAGCGTATTTGATTCTTAAGAAATTGAAGTGATCATTATTTAAGTTCGTATATTCTTTTGACTAAGTTTTCTGGGTAATACCAATTTGGGTGTATTGCTTTTGGATCTTTTTTTAGTTGTTCATTATATTTTTTTATGTCGTCATTAAACATTCTCCAGAATTTCTCTTCTTTAAATTCTCTTCCAGGAATTGGCACATATATGAATGAAACTTTAGGACCCTTTGTTAAAATCACAGCTTCAAATAAATTTTTGTTTATTTTATATTCTTCTGTTATTATTTCTGCTAAAGTTTCGCCTCGCAATTTTATTTCTTTAGGTATTAATATATGTGTTTGTCCCAGGAATCTTTCTATTATTGCCAAGTTTTCTTTTTTTCCATAAGATTTGAATGTTTTATTTCCTAAATCATCAATATCAGTAATAGACTCTTTTAATAATATGAATCCGTATTTTTTTCTTGGAAACTCATAATTTGACCTTCATGAAATCGAATGCTAAGTCCGTATTTGGGAATACTGCTTTTGCTTCCTCTTCTAAGTCGTGGAGTGTTGTATAGCGTTGTGAGAAGTGCGTCAGTATTAATTTTTTTGTTCCTGCTTTGCTTGCTATTTGCGCTGCTCCTTGTGCAGTCATGTGTTTTCTTAATTCTGCTTTTTCAGCAAGCTTTATTGAAAGTGTTGACTCGCAAATAAGCAAATCGCTGTTTTCAGCAAGCAAGTAGCAATTCTCAGTTAGGCCTGTGTCAAGTATGAATGTTGTTTTCTTTCCTTTCTTTATTGTGCTTACCATATCAGGAGTTATTTCTTTTCCTTCGTGTTTTATTGAGTGTCCTCTTTGAAGTTTTCCAAGATTGGGTCCTTCTCTTAATCCGAGTTTTTTTGCTTTTGCTAATTGTATGTTTCTTCTGTCTTTTTCTATAAATGAATAACCAAGACAGGGCGTGCTGTGCTCTAATGGTGCTGCTTCTATCATGTAATCTTCATTTTCGTAAATCACATTTTTCTGTTTTATGTTTAGCTCATTTATTTCTAAGTCAAGATTCAGATCAAAGATGCAACTTTGCAGTAAGTGTTCCATGTGTTTTTTTGTTCCGAGAGGTCCGTATATTGTTAGTTTTGATTGTTCTTCTCTGTTTCCATTCCCTATGGTTTGAATTAAACCTATAAGACCTGAAACGTGGTCTCCATGCCAATGACTTATAAGAATTTTTTTTACTTTTAACCGGTTGATTCCTTTTATGTTCATTTGTCTTTGTGTTCCTTCACCGCAATCAATTAAAATACCTTCTCCATTGTATTCTAAGTAGATTGATTGTACGTTCCTATCTTTTGTTGGAACCATGCTGCTCGTTCCTAAAAAAGTAATTTCATAACTCATAAATATAAAGAAAAGAAAAGAAGTTTATAATGTTTTTTACTCGCCTAAATTTATTTTTCCTTCAGAAAAACCATATCCCACAGTTACAACATAGAGTTCTATGGGAGAAAGCCCATTTTTTTCAAAACCCGGAACTGAGTTAGTTTTATTTACTTTTTTGTATAGTTTATTAGCAAATTCCCAATTTTTTCTTTGTTCCTTAGAAAATACTGATTGAAGATGAGCTATATCTATCGCATATTTTTCAACCATTTTACCAACATTTAAAGAACCATCATTTTTGTAAATATTTTTGATGGATTCATCAATAATTATGCTACTAGAGGGCTGCAATAAATGTTTCAATACTGTAGATCTCTCAAGAGATTGATTTCTTCCAGTAAAATAATCTTTTAAATTATGATGATCGTTTAAAATATTTGATGCTATTACTTCTGCATTATAACTAAGAGATCTTTTTGAGGATAAATAGTTCTTCAAAAATTGAATTTTGTTTTTTTC encodes:
- a CDS encoding LemA family protein, whose product is MWQWIILAIVAIVVILIIAIYNALVRLKNQVKNSWSQIDVQLKRRNDLIPNLIETVKGYAKHEKGTFEKVTQARSAVMTAGTIEKKAEASNMLSDTLKSLFAVAENYPDLKANQNFLQLQEELSGTENKIAYSRQHYNDMVMRFNTKIELFPNNVFAGMLNFKEEQFFKTPEEEKKVPKVSF
- the rnz gene encoding ribonuclease Z, whose translation is MSYEITFLGTSSMVPTKDRNVQSIYLEYNGEGILIDCGEGTQRQMNIKGINRLKVKKILISHWHGDHVSGLIGLIQTIGNGNREEQSKLTIYGPLGTKKHMEHLLQSCIFDLNLDLEINELNIKQKNVIYENEDYMIEAAPLEHSTPCLGYSFIEKDRRNIQLAKAKKLGLREGPNLGKLQRGHSIKHEGKEITPDMVSTIKKGKKTTFILDTGLTENCYLLAENSDLLICESTLSIKLAEKAELRKHMTAQGAAQIASKAGTKKLILTHFSQRYTTLHDLEEEAKAVFPNTDLAFDFMKVKL
- the htpX gene encoding zinc metalloprotease HtpX, giving the protein MSEKLVNFDEIRNNNLKSLFLFLMFVILIGILGAVLGLALIGNIYFGLILAGIFLIIYSLISWFSGANMIMGLTGAKPVTKKEYPYLFHTIEGLSLAAGIPTPKAYVIKDSALNAFATGRDPNNAAIAVTTGLLEKMNREELEGVLAHEMSHIKNYDIRAMMIAAVMTGVIILLGDVMIRSFIFGGGKRDSGGGQGQIIMIVVAIALAILAPIIAQMIKLAISRKREYAADAGGAVLTRYPPGLASALKKIAKDPDPLVDKANRATAHLFISSPFKKKKGFMTGLFATHPPIEDRIKRLEAM
- a CDS encoding histone family protein, with the protein product MPNKKGIPLAAMERLLKHAGAHRVSEEAKSALKQALEEYAQKIGEGATKYSAHAGRKTVKAEDIILATKI